The proteins below come from a single Larimichthys crocea isolate SSNF chromosome II, L_crocea_2.0, whole genome shotgun sequence genomic window:
- the calr3b gene encoding calreticulin 3b: MGKMQVLGVVAVLLAVYCVHATVYFREEFLDGDEWRSRWINSKHKSDYGEWKLTAGNFYGDAEKDKGLQTSQDARFYAASARFDPFSNEGKSLVIQFTVKHEQKIDCGGGYVKVFPADLEQTEMHGESSYYIMFGPDICGYSTKKVHVIFNYKGKNHLIKKEIKCKDDELTHLYTLILNPDQTYEVKIDNEKVESGSLEEDWDFLPPKKIKDPEAKKPEDWDDRAKIDDADDTKPEDWDKAENIPDPDAKKPEDWDEDMDGEWEPPMIPNPEYKGEWKPKQIDNPDYKGSWVHPEIDNPEYSPDSNIYKFDNIGVLGLDLWQVKSGTIFDNFVITDDVKEADDIAKETWGVTKEPERKMKQEIDDLKRKEEEEKTKEQDTEAADEEDEEEEEEDEDADEEEPKDEIEEALSEMEEEDVNQKDEL, translated from the exons ATGGGGAAAATGCAAGTGTTGGGTGTAGTTGCGGTGTTGTTGGCGGTGTACTGCGTCCATGCAACGGTTTACTTTCGGGAGGAGTTTCTGGACGGTG atGAGTGGAGAAGTCGCTGGATAAACTCCAAACACAAATCTGACTACGGAGAGTGGAAGCTGACGGCTGGAAACTTTTATGGAGATGCCGAGAAAGACAAAG gTCTGCAGACAAGCCAGGATGCTCGTTTCTATGCTGCCTCTGCCCGCTTTGACCCTTTCAGCAACGAGGGCAAGTCTCTGGTCATTCAGTTTACAGTCAAGCATGAGCAAAAGATCGACTGTGGCGGCGGCTACGTGAAGGTCTTCCCCGCTGACTTGGAACAGACCGAGATGCATGGAGAATCCTCATACTACATAATGTTTG GCCCTGATATCTGTGGATACAGCACCAAGAAAGTCCACGTCATCTTCAATTACAAGGGCAAGAATCACCTCATCAAGAAAGAAATTAAGTGCAAG GATGATGAGCTGACCCACCTGTACACACTCATCCTGAATCCAGATCAGACCTATGAGGTGAAGATTGACAACGAGAAGGTAGAATCTGGCAGTCTGGAGGAAGACTGGGACTTCCTGCCCCCAAAGAAAATTAAGGACCCCGAAGCCAAGAAGCCAGAGGACTGGGACGATCGTGCCAAGATTGATGATGCTGACGACACCAAGCCAGag GACTGggacaaagctgaaaacatcccagaCCCTGATGCCAAAAAGCCTGAAGATTGGGATGAGGATATGGACGGAGAGTGGGAGCCACCCATGATCCCCAACCCAGAGTACAAG GGTGAATGGAAACCTAAGCAGATCGACAACCCCGACTACAAAGGATCTTGGGTGCATCCTGAGATCGACAATCCTGAATACAGCCCTGATTCAAACATTTACAAGTTTGACAACATTGGTGTCCTTGGTCTTGATCtctggcag gtGAAATCTGGTACCATCTTCGATAACTTTGTGATCACAGACGATGTGAAGGAAGCAGATGACATTGCAAAGGAAACATGGGGTGTGACAAAG GaaccagagagaaaaatgaaacaagagATAGATGACCTGAAAcgaaaagaagaggaggagaagaccaaagaacaagatactgaagctgctgatgaggaggacgaggaagaagaggaggaggatgaagacgcAGATGAGGAAGAGCCAAAGGATGAGATAGAGGAGGCACTTTCagaaatggaggaggaggacgtaAACCAGAAAGATGAGCTTTGA